In one Thermosipho ferrireducens genomic region, the following are encoded:
- a CDS encoding TIGR01212 family radical SAM protein (This family includes YhcC from E. coli K-12, an uncharacterized radical SAM protein.), which produces MYDFLQEGYRYRKLSVELKKKYGEKVYRLPINAGFSCPNREDGKPGCLFCDETGSGFTTIKGIDIKSQIAEMKERYFKRGIKKFIAYFQNYSNTYASPEVLKEIYYQAIDKDIVQISISTRPDCVSDEILDLLEQLRNKIEVSIEMGLQTANYHTLVKMNRGHTLAEYINAAMKIKNRDFELVSHVILNLPEDNMLDVIETAKILSVLGVDGVKIHSLYIVENTILGKMYKKEKIKIGTLEDYIERTVRFLEYLSPEIVIHRLVADPPKEGTIFGNWNKPKIQIINLIEKALEEKNTYQGKRFLSWYTPKTEKFKKQ; this is translated from the coding sequence ATTTACGACTTTTTACAGGAAGGTTATAGGTACAGAAAATTAAGTGTAGAACTAAAAAAAAAGTACGGTGAAAAAGTTTACAGACTCCCAATAAATGCAGGGTTTTCCTGTCCAAATCGTGAGGATGGAAAACCTGGATGTTTATTTTGTGATGAAACAGGAAGTGGGTTTACTACTATAAAAGGTATTGATATTAAATCTCAAATTGCGGAAATGAAAGAAAGATATTTCAAAAGAGGAATCAAAAAATTCATAGCATATTTTCAGAATTATTCAAATACATACGCATCACCAGAAGTACTCAAAGAGATTTATTATCAAGCTATAGACAAGGATATCGTTCAAATTTCCATTTCAACACGCCCTGACTGTGTATCAGACGAGATACTTGATTTGCTTGAGCAGCTTAGAAATAAAATTGAAGTTTCAATAGAAATGGGTCTGCAAACTGCCAATTATCACACATTAGTGAAAATGAACAGAGGTCATACACTCGCTGAATACATAAATGCTGCCATGAAAATTAAAAACAGAGATTTTGAACTTGTTTCTCATGTAATTCTGAATCTTCCAGAGGATAATATGTTAGATGTCATTGAAACTGCAAAAATCTTATCTGTCCTTGGTGTTGATGGAGTAAAAATCCATTCTCTTTATATAGTAGAAAACACAATCCTGGGAAAAATGTATAAAAAAGAGAAAATCAAAATAGGTACACTTGAAGATTACATAGAAAGGACTGTTAGATTTTTAGAATATTTATCTCCAGAAATTGTAATACATAGATTAGTTGCTGATCCACCAAAAGAAGGCACAATATTTGGAAACTGGAATAAACCGAAGATCCAGATTATAAACTTGATAGAAAAAGCTCTTGAGGAAAAAAATACATATCAGGGAAAAAGATTTCTAAGCTGGTATACTCCCAAAACTGAAAAGTTCAAAAAGCAGTGA
- a CDS encoding DUF72 domain-containing protein → MLYIGTSGWSYEHWKNIFYPENLEKSEWLKYYSNHFNTVEVNATFYRLPFENIVKSWYRKTPKSFSFSIKGPRFITHKQKLKNISGHLEKFIKRVNFLNEKLKVILWQLPPSLKADELLLNEFIGLLPKHVKHTIEFRHPSWFTDNIFNLLKENNVSFCITDSSRYKGLWIKTTDFVYVRLHGPAKLYASEYGETLLKDFARKIREFNCKTYIYFNNDFNGYALKDAKMLIEILKKSNFYSV, encoded by the coding sequence ATGCTTTATATTGGAACATCAGGGTGGAGTTATGAGCACTGGAAAAATATTTTTTACCCGGAAAATCTCGAAAAAAGTGAATGGTTGAAGTACTATTCTAACCATTTTAATACAGTGGAAGTTAACGCAACATTTTATAGACTTCCCTTTGAAAATATAGTTAAAAGCTGGTACAGAAAAACACCAAAAAGTTTTTCTTTTTCAATAAAGGGTCCACGATTTATTACTCACAAGCAAAAATTAAAAAACATTTCAGGCCATTTAGAAAAATTCATTAAAAGAGTTAACTTTCTAAATGAAAAGTTAAAAGTTATATTATGGCAATTACCCCCATCTTTAAAAGCAGACGAGTTACTTTTAAATGAGTTTATTGGCCTTCTTCCAAAACATGTAAAACACACTATTGAATTTAGACATCCTTCCTGGTTTACTGATAACATATTCAATCTATTAAAAGAAAACAATGTAAGTTTTTGTATTACCGATTCTTCAAGATATAAAGGATTATGGATAAAAACTACTGATTTTGTCTATGTAAGGCTCCACGGTCCCGCAAAATTATACGCATCAGAATACGGTGAAACACTTTTAAAAGACTTTGCAAGAAAAATTCGAGAGTTTAATTGCAAAACTTATATCTATTTCAACAACGATTTTAATGGTTACGCTTTAAAAGATGCAAAAATGTTAATAGAAATTCTGAAAAAGAGTAACTTCTATTCAGTGTAA
- a CDS encoding ATP-binding protein, which translates to MKKLPIGVQNFEELIMEDYVYVDKTMYIYNLIQNGKFYFLSRPRRFGKSLTISTLYCLFEGKKELFRNTYIYNKWSFKQFPVIKISMLDVISDSEEELKEGILNIVMNEATKHNIDIKSKHYKYAFDELIVKLSKKGKVVILIDEYEKPILDNINNKEKAERYREILRNFYVTIKSKDEYIKFVFITGITKFTKTGVFSALNNLNDVSLNKKYAQMLGYTQEELEYYFKEHIYETARELGISKDELLENIKSYYNGFSFDGKQFVYNPFSVLKFFDERKFQNYWFESGSPSFLYEYIKEKEITYEELVKYPVSELDFSSREIEAASANIFFTQAGYLTFKRTKKIGLKEKYILDYPNLEVKNSFSKIILEANYHLKNVELMENIIYEKICKNDIKGIIEEIKKIISSIPYNLHKREESYYHSLIYTIMAASGLDVVAEELTNLGRSDLVVKYANKVYIFEIKIDKNSNEALEQIKTKKYYEKYSGREIYLIGINISSELRNIVEYKIEKI; encoded by the coding sequence GTGAAGAAGTTGCCGATAGGTGTTCAAAATTTTGAAGAGTTGATAATGGAAGACTATGTTTATGTAGACAAGACAATGTATATATACAACCTGATTCAAAATGGCAAATTTTATTTTTTATCCCGTCCAAGGAGATTTGGAAAAAGTCTAACTATATCAACACTTTATTGCTTGTTTGAAGGAAAGAAAGAATTGTTTAGAAATACTTATATATATAACAAATGGAGTTTTAAGCAATTTCCAGTAATAAAAATAAGTATGCTGGATGTAATAAGTGATAGTGAAGAAGAATTAAAAGAAGGGATATTAAATATAGTGATGAATGAAGCAACAAAACATAATATAGATATAAAGTCTAAGCATTATAAATATGCATTTGACGAATTGATAGTGAAATTATCGAAAAAAGGTAAAGTAGTGATTCTTATAGATGAGTATGAAAAGCCTATACTTGACAACATAAACAATAAAGAAAAAGCAGAAAGATATAGGGAGATCCTAAGAAATTTTTATGTAACTATAAAATCAAAAGATGAATATATAAAATTTGTATTTATAACAGGAATAACGAAATTTACAAAAACAGGTGTATTTTCTGCTTTAAATAATTTAAACGATGTATCGTTAAACAAGAAATATGCGCAGATGCTAGGATATACCCAGGAAGAGTTAGAGTATTATTTCAAAGAACATATATATGAAACAGCCAGAGAACTGGGAATAAGTAAAGATGAGCTTTTGGAAAATATAAAGTCATATTATAATGGCTTTTCATTTGACGGCAAGCAATTTGTATATAATCCGTTTTCTGTTCTAAAGTTTTTTGACGAAAGAAAATTTCAAAACTATTGGTTCGAAAGTGGTTCTCCATCATTTTTGTATGAATATATAAAAGAAAAGGAGATAACGTATGAGGAACTGGTAAAATATCCTGTGAGTGAATTGGACTTTTCTTCCCGAGAAATAGAAGCTGCAAGCGCGAACATATTTTTTACCCAGGCTGGATATTTAACATTTAAAAGAACTAAAAAAATTGGATTAAAAGAAAAATATATATTGGACTATCCAAATCTTGAAGTAAAAAACAGTTTTTCAAAAATTATATTAGAAGCAAATTACCATTTAAAAAATGTAGAATTAATGGAAAATATAATATATGAGAAAATATGCAAAAATGATATAAAAGGAATAATTGAAGAAATAAAAAAAATAATTAGTTCGATACCATATAATTTGCATAAAAGAGAAGAAAGTTATTATCATTCGTTAATATACACGATAATGGCAGCTTCAGGTTTAGACGTAGTGGCAGAAGAATTAACAAATCTGGGAAGAAGTGATCTTGTTGTAAAATATGCAAATAAAGTATATATATTTGAGATAAAAATAGATAAAAATTCAAATGAAGCATTAGAGCAAATAAAAACAAAAAAATATTATGAAAAATATTCTGGAAGAGAGATTTACCTTATTGGTATTAACATTTCATCTGAATTAAGAAATATTGTGGAGTATAAAATAGAAAAGATATAA
- a CDS encoding ABC transporter ATP-binding protein — protein MLVIRQIRKKYKNGIEALKGIDIKIKRGEKIALFGENGAGKTTLLKIIATFLIPDDGKVTLDGIDLFKNQKYAKKMISISTGIERSFYYRLTVKQNLEFFGILNGLLGKDLRLTVEKVITETGLTEYKNIKYMELSKGLKRRLDIARALMKEAEVYIFDEPTSGVDIKTRNEIHNLVEKLVQRKKIILFATHEIEELKKMDRIIILKRGEKLGELNVKEYTHLEMENTLLSYI, from the coding sequence GTGCTTGTAATAAGGCAAATAAGAAAGAAGTACAAAAATGGAATAGAAGCATTAAAAGGAATAGATATAAAAATAAAAAGAGGCGAAAAGATAGCACTATTTGGTGAAAACGGTGCTGGAAAAACAACTTTATTAAAAATAATAGCGACATTTTTGATACCAGATGATGGAAAGGTTACATTAGATGGAATTGATTTATTCAAGAATCAAAAGTATGCTAAAAAAATGATAAGTATATCAACAGGCATAGAAAGAAGTTTTTACTATAGGCTGACTGTAAAACAAAACCTGGAATTTTTTGGAATACTCAATGGCTTGCTTGGAAAAGATTTGAGGCTGACTGTAGAAAAAGTGATTACGGAAACTGGATTAACAGAATATAAAAACATAAAATATATGGAATTATCAAAAGGATTGAAAAGAAGGCTGGATATAGCAAGGGCATTGATGAAAGAAGCAGAAGTATACATATTTGACGAACCAACAAGTGGTGTGGATATAAAAACAAGAAATGAAATACACAATCTTGTTGAAAAACTTGTTCAAAGAAAAAAAATAATTCTTTTTGCAACACACGAAATAGAAGAATTAAAAAAAATGGATAGAATAATAATTCTAAAAAGAGGCGAAAAGCTCGGAGAATTAAATGTTAAAGAATATACTCACCTGGAAATGGAAAATACACTTTTGAGTTATATCTAA
- a CDS encoding ABC transporter permease, protein MIKFFLKLFSFIKRDIIIWFSYRTQFILGFLSGFVGIIQFGLIGKFIAGGNYFPLIEKYGGDILAYFITGSVFMSYTNLALSTFKTSIQREQNMGTLEYFLLSETPFWQLFIFNFLSKFLFTTINIIIMFFALVWFFSVEINPNIFSALLVLIVVMLPLSGIGLLSAAMILITKRGDPIGWIYFTLSGLFSGIYYPIEIMPFPLRGVSYLLPTTYGMDLLRKTLLKGYDIIKIKEGLLIILTMGLIIAPLGIWLFNTNFNKARKDGTLTWY, encoded by the coding sequence TTGATAAAGTTTTTCCTGAAGCTGTTTAGCTTTATAAAGCGAGACATAATTATCTGGTTTTCGTATAGAACACAGTTTATATTGGGCTTTTTAAGTGGTTTTGTGGGAATAATCCAGTTTGGTCTTATAGGTAAATTTATAGCTGGTGGAAATTATTTCCCTTTGATAGAAAAATACGGCGGGGATATTCTCGCATATTTTATTACAGGTTCTGTATTTATGTCTTATACAAATCTTGCTTTATCTACTTTTAAAACTTCAATTCAGAGAGAGCAAAATATGGGTACACTTGAGTATTTTTTGCTTTCTGAAACTCCATTCTGGCAGCTTTTCATTTTTAATTTTTTGAGCAAATTTTTATTTACAACAATAAATATAATAATTATGTTCTTTGCACTTGTGTGGTTTTTTTCTGTAGAAATAAACCCCAATATATTTTCAGCGCTTTTGGTGTTGATAGTAGTAATGCTTCCACTTTCCGGGATAGGATTACTTTCAGCTGCAATGATACTTATAACAAAAAGGGGCGATCCGATAGGCTGGATATATTTCACTCTATCAGGACTTTTCTCTGGCATATACTATCCCATAGAAATTATGCCTTTCCCTTTGAGGGGAGTATCGTATCTTCTTCCTACAACATATGGTATGGACCTTTTAAGAAAGACATTGCTAAAAGGATACGATATTATCAAAATAAAAGAAGGTTTGTTAATTATACTAACAATGGGACTAATCATTGCTCCATTAGGAATATGGTTGTTTAATACAAATTTCAACAAAGCAAGAAAAGATGGAACACTTACCTGGTATTGA